The Iamia sp. SCSIO 61187 genomic sequence CACCCCAAGCGCGACCCCGAGACGGGCGAGCTCCACGCCATGGCCTACTTCTGGGGCCTCGACCACCTGCAGTACATCGTGGTCGGCACCGACGGGCGGGTCCGCAACGTCGAGCCCATCCCCGTCGACGACGGACCCATGGTCCACGACATGTCGCTCAGCGAGCGCTTCGCCGTGGCCTACGACCTGCCGGTCACCTTCGACATGGAGGTGGCGGCCCGCGGTGGAGGCTTCCCGTACAGCTGGAAGGACGGGCGCGCCGCCCGCATCGGCGTGCTGCCCCGGGAGGGCACGGCCGCCGACCTGCGTTGGTTCGAGGTCGACCCGTGCTACGTCTTCCACCCCCTCAACGCCTACGACGAGCCGGGCGTCGACGGGGGCGAGGGGCGGCTGGTGCTCGAGGTGATCCGCCACGACAGCACCTTCCGCGACGATCGCCAGGGCCCCGCCGACGCCCCGCCCACGCTGTGGCGCTGGACGCTCGACCTCGACCGCGGCACCGTCGCCGCCGAGCAGCTCGACGACCGCGGCCAGGAGTTCCCGCGGGTCGCCGAGAGCCACGTCGGGCGCAGGGCGCGCTACGGCTGGACGGCGGGGTTCGCCGTCGACCACCCGGGGTCCATCGGCGCCGGGTCGGAGATCATCCGCCACGACCTCGTGGCCGGGACCTCCGCCATCCACTCCGCCGGCGCCAGCCGGCAGGTGGGCGAGGCGGTGGCCGCGCCCCGCGCCGGCGCCACCGCCGAGGACGACGCCTGGCTCATGGCCCTGGCCCACGACCGCGACACCGACCGCGGCGAGCTGGTCGTGTGGGCCGCCGACGCCCCGGGCGAGGACCCGGTGGCCCGGATCCCGCTCCCGGTGCGGGTCCCGTTCGGGTTCCACGGCAGCTGGATCCCGACGCCCGCCTGATCGGCGCCCGGCGTCCTAGCCGGGGAGGCGGAACGGGATCTCCACCCGGTTGGGGCCGGTGTCGAACACCACCGCCCCGGGTTGGGTGCCGCCCACCACGAGGGTCCCCTCGGTGATGTCCGCCGGCACGGGGAAGGCGATGGCCACCCGGTCGGGCTCGGCCGCCAGGTCGACGGCGGCGACGGTCCCGGCCCCGGCCCGCAGACGCCAGACCTCGGGACCCAGGCCGGCCCGCACCAGCGGGGCGCCGGGACCGCGAGCCTCGGGCGGCCACGTGTAGGTCGTCCCGACGACGAGCCAGGCCTGCGCCGGGTCGGGGGGGACCTGGGTGCCGTCGGCCCCGTAGAAGTAGGCGAGGCGCACGACCCGCACCCCGACGGTGAGGCGGGCGGTCGGGCTCACCAGGCCGCCCTGGGCGAGCGAGAACACGAGCGGTCCCGACACGCCGACGTCGGCCTGGCGGGTGTCGCGCAGCAGGACCGATGCGGTGTCGTCGCCGCGGGCCCCGTCGACGAGCGACAGGCGCTGCACCACCTCGCCGGTCGTCACGACCAGGTCGACGGCGGCGTCCTCGGGCGCCGACAGCAGGTACCGCCCGGTGACGTCGGGGGCGTCCTCGTCGACCTCGGGGAGGGCCACGGGGTCCTCGCCCTCGACCTCGACGCGGACCACGTCGGTGGGCGGGGCGCCGGCGACCTCGCCGGGGCCCTGGGCCAGCTCGACGGCGAGGAGGCGCTCGCCCTCGGCCGGTCGGCGGGCCTCGTCGCCCCGGCCGATCGTCTCGGGCCGGGCCAGCCCGGTGACCGAGTAGCGGGCCCCGTGGGTGACGATGGAGGCGGCGCCCTCCGGGGCGGCCAGGTCGACCCCGACGAGGGCGTCGCGGCGCAGGAGCCCGGGCTCGGCCCGCCGCGGGGGCGGGACCTCGGGCCCGCCGCGGTCGTCGATCGCCCCCCGCCGGGTGGGGGCGGGGTCGTCGTCGCCCAGGACCGCGGTCGCCCCGAGGGCGAGCGCGGCGACACCGGCCAGGGCGACGGCGACCCGCCCGAGCGCCCGCGGCCGTCGGGGCCGGCGGCGCACGGGACGGGGGGTGATCTCCAGGACCGGCCACGGGTCCGGCTCCGCCGGGGCGGGCCGGTCGGTCGGGTGGGCGGCAGGGGCGGGGCGGCGCACCCGCTCGGTCCAGCCGCTGCCGTCCCACCAGCGCTGGGCCGAGGCGTCGGCGGGGTCTCGGTACCACCCGGGGGCCGGGGCCATGTCGGTGTCGCTCCCTCCGTCGCCGTCCGGGCGGTCGTGCGCCGCTGCCTACCCCGGCCGCCGGCGATCGACTCCTGCGGGGGAGCCGTCAGGTGGGGGTGAGGGCCCCGGTCGTGGGCAGCTCGAGCGACATCTCCGTCACGTCGACCGCGCCACCGAGCCGGGGCGTGGCGAAGGCCGGGGTGGTGGCCACGACCTGCA encodes the following:
- a CDS encoding carotenoid oxygenase family protein, yielding MAVQTTNPYLEGPFAPVEEEVTATDLAVVGTLPADLDGRYLRIGPNPMRQNVPDPATHHWFVGDGMVHGLRLRDGRAEWYRNRWVRSTRVSEALGEPPAPGERHAGMDTVNTHVIGHAGRTLALVEAGARPVELTDELETVCHTDLDGTLPNGFTAHPKRDPETGELHAMAYFWGLDHLQYIVVGTDGRVRNVEPIPVDDGPMVHDMSLSERFAVAYDLPVTFDMEVAARGGGFPYSWKDGRAARIGVLPREGTAADLRWFEVDPCYVFHPLNAYDEPGVDGGEGRLVLEVIRHDSTFRDDRQGPADAPPTLWRWTLDLDRGTVAAEQLDDRGQEFPRVAESHVGRRARYGWTAGFAVDHPGSIGAGSEIIRHDLVAGTSAIHSAGASRQVGEAVAAPRAGATAEDDAWLMALAHDRDTDRGELVVWAADAPGEDPVARIPLPVRVPFGFHGSWIPTPA
- a CDS encoding DUF2510 domain-containing protein — translated: MAPAPGWYRDPADASAQRWWDGSGWTERVRRPAPAAHPTDRPAPAEPDPWPVLEITPRPVRRRPRRPRALGRVAVALAGVAALALGATAVLGDDDPAPTRRGAIDDRGGPEVPPPRRAEPGLLRRDALVGVDLAAPEGAASIVTHGARYSVTGLARPETIGRGDEARRPAEGERLLAVELAQGPGEVAGAPPTDVVRVEVEGEDPVALPEVDEDAPDVTGRYLLSAPEDAAVDLVVTTGEVVQRLSLVDGARGDDTASVLLRDTRQADVGVSGPLVFSLAQGGLVSPTARLTVGVRVVRLAYFYGADGTQVPPDPAQAWLVVGTTYTWPPEARGPGAPLVRAGLGPEVWRLRAGAGTVAAVDLAAEPDRVAIAFPVPADITEGTLVVGGTQPGAVVFDTGPNRVEIPFRLPG